Proteins encoded in a region of the Mycolicibacterium chitae genome:
- the mobF gene encoding MobF family relaxase, which produces MVMTLHKLTAGDGYLYLVRQVAAADDTQRGRSTLADYYSAKGEAPGRWLGRGLAALTETAGPDINPRSRRDTWSVEAGSDVGEAQMRALFGEGLHPNAERIERFVAGHGVGAQRTASQLGRKFYIRDGEPEFARRLAIAYREHNAAAGAHWNTTIDPEVRARLRTDIAVDMFGEQYARPPADDRELSGFIARNTRARTTAVAGYDLTFSPVKSVSALWAIAPLAVAEKIEAAHDAAVADVLDWLQDHAAFTRLGTNGVAQVDTEGLIAAAFTHRDSRAGDPDLHTHIAVSNKVCHVDANGVRRWVALDGQPLHRSVVAASEMYNTRLEAHLSASLGVSFTEKSHGNGKRPVREIVGISEELLSRWSSRRAMIEGRTAELATQFQTDHGREPTHVEIIALAQQATLETREVKHEPRSLAQQRATWRDQAVEVLGRDGVQRMLADTLDHAHQLDRRPVTDDRWVSARAGKIIATVSQTRATWQRHHVRAEALRVVRHHNVAHDVALVDRITDTALSESFSVPHAVVGDGELGEPVALRRRDGASFYTRYGTQMFTSREILAAERRILTAVARVDGRCATDLDVEFARADAELRGRTLNPGQVALVAEMATCGRRVALALAPAGTGKTTAMAALAHAWRSSGGHLLGLAPTADAAIVLDEDLNSRTDTIDKYVHTIDRPAAAQPRWFRRVGPDTLIIVDEAGKASTAGLDRLISDALSKGASVRLIGDDGQLSSISAGGVLRDIAEATDALTLTEVVRFKSAAEAAAGLALHDAAPAGIAFYIDHHRIHVGAEDTAADMAYRAWRDDLAAGADSILLAPTNDIITTLNARARADRIATTPDAEHQPAVVLSDGLHASVGDTIRTRRNNRRILIGRDDYVRNGYRYTITDVRPDGAVVARHVRSGRQVTLPADYLAEHVTLGYAATIDSAQGLTSGSRTTTGTCHIVGSDQLTRQHLYVAMTRGTDENHLYLSTAEADPHRLLSPKATHPDTAVDVLTRVLARDGAQVSAATAARQAADPAARLQAAADMFYDALGAAAEHHLGPRTRDHLDTLADTVVPDLSTREAWPVLRRHLAIHAVDGADPRHLLTDALAKGDIHNAADPAAVLDYRIDPAGAHCVGVGVLRWLPAIPDTLTRDPHWGDYLARRETLVQDLADEIRARARDWTPATAPAWARHLITVNTALTAEIAVFRCATGVPDSDTRLTGAPKRPVRTRAVQTLLQRHAAAGISRHSADTTRWNDLIDHLDPRLRADAYWPQLATKLAQAARSTPHFRDILIDAAHLKPLPDEQPAAALWWRIIGALSPTTTLATTHSRLRPTWLRDLDDIFGTAIAETICADPAWPGLVAAISAADPTTWTPRDLLQLAAEHLADDDEPIPVADYARLITYTVDAFTHRLAAHPGADELPLPADVPADPFEEEALFPPDPAHPDPALPHDSASYLVHQVLPADVGHTYEYGTGPIDGLRFEDLTTTAPPRQPLVTIELLRSLQDQYRTASHQLDILDDQVKADNGPAMRAAADELIRMRRQVDADRPYRHAVTDIVAQWSEADAAFNDALLMVKHAQNRLLSLRADPDADELDIASAQADLVFHNEFLPDTDPAAQFQPLLEQARAARAHAAGGEPIASERDIDALRNTARNDDRTTRTALHVRCDTLITQIKRAERDIALAFASAHSAAETTLEALREPAEIELDVLRAARHVDIDHAPLAITDSALDAIDPIIAARLKTLAAQPYRVGYVHADSTHPDTAAALRALHTAANTYDRKVLWLSTNENIADQDSRLDAANSTFRFDNDIDSLAEELHVLGPHPIVIIDNPADTDPGHLADVLRCVTANNARAIILDPSTSVPGPASSALRLLATTLPWATQLGHTHHRRPTVPTPAITLAAGHDRTRLGNDWRHLLNDYDTTLRAIRSAHRLQLTLSWNTPRHDREQDLGASIDD; this is translated from the coding sequence ATGGTGATGACGCTGCACAAGCTGACCGCCGGGGACGGATACCTGTACCTGGTGCGCCAAGTCGCCGCGGCCGACGATACTCAGCGCGGCCGCTCGACGTTGGCCGACTACTACTCGGCGAAAGGCGAAGCACCGGGCCGCTGGCTGGGACGCGGATTGGCCGCCTTGACTGAGACCGCCGGACCAGACATCAATCCTCGATCACGCCGGGATACTTGGTCGGTCGAGGCGGGTTCGGATGTCGGCGAAGCACAGATGCGCGCCCTGTTCGGAGAAGGCCTGCATCCCAACGCCGAACGCATCGAACGGTTCGTCGCCGGCCACGGCGTCGGTGCCCAGCGTACTGCTAGCCAGCTCGGGCGGAAGTTCTACATCCGCGACGGTGAACCCGAGTTCGCGCGACGGCTCGCGATCGCCTACCGCGAGCACAACGCTGCCGCCGGAGCGCACTGGAACACCACCATCGACCCAGAGGTCCGCGCTCGTCTCCGCACCGATATCGCCGTCGACATGTTCGGCGAGCAGTACGCCCGCCCACCTGCCGATGATCGCGAACTCTCGGGCTTCATCGCCCGCAACACCCGGGCCCGTACGACCGCCGTCGCCGGGTACGACCTGACCTTCTCCCCCGTGAAATCCGTTTCCGCACTGTGGGCTATCGCCCCACTCGCCGTCGCGGAGAAAATCGAAGCCGCCCATGACGCCGCTGTTGCCGATGTTCTCGACTGGTTGCAGGACCATGCGGCATTCACCCGCCTGGGCACCAACGGTGTCGCTCAGGTCGACACCGAAGGACTGATCGCCGCGGCGTTCACCCATCGCGATTCCCGCGCCGGGGACCCCGACCTACACACCCACATCGCCGTCTCGAACAAGGTCTGCCACGTCGACGCCAACGGTGTGCGCCGCTGGGTCGCCCTCGACGGCCAACCGCTGCACCGCAGCGTGGTCGCCGCCTCCGAGATGTACAACACTCGTCTGGAAGCGCACCTGTCCGCCAGTTTGGGTGTGTCCTTCACCGAAAAGTCCCATGGCAACGGGAAACGACCCGTCCGCGAAATCGTCGGAATCTCGGAGGAATTGCTGTCGCGGTGGTCGAGCCGACGCGCCATGATCGAGGGCCGCACCGCTGAACTCGCCACGCAGTTTCAGACCGATCATGGTCGCGAACCGACACATGTCGAGATCATCGCCCTCGCCCAGCAGGCAACGTTGGAAACGCGCGAAGTCAAGCACGAGCCGCGCTCGCTGGCCCAGCAGCGCGCGACCTGGCGGGACCAGGCCGTGGAGGTCCTCGGCCGCGACGGCGTGCAGCGGATGCTGGCCGACACTCTTGATCACGCCCACCAACTCGATCGGCGTCCGGTGACCGATGATCGGTGGGTGTCGGCGCGTGCCGGCAAAATCATTGCCACCGTGTCCCAAACCCGCGCGACGTGGCAACGTCACCATGTCCGCGCCGAGGCCCTGCGCGTGGTGCGCCACCACAACGTGGCGCACGATGTTGCACTCGTCGATCGCATCACTGATACCGCACTGTCGGAGTCGTTCTCGGTGCCGCACGCTGTCGTCGGTGACGGCGAGTTGGGTGAGCCTGTCGCCTTGCGTCGCCGGGATGGCGCCAGTTTCTACACCCGGTACGGGACGCAGATGTTCACCAGCCGCGAGATCCTGGCCGCCGAACGCCGCATCCTGACCGCTGTCGCACGTGTCGACGGCCGCTGCGCCACCGACCTGGATGTCGAGTTCGCCCGCGCCGATGCCGAGCTACGGGGCCGCACGCTCAACCCCGGTCAGGTCGCACTCGTCGCCGAGATGGCCACATGCGGGCGGCGGGTGGCGCTCGCGCTCGCACCGGCAGGCACCGGCAAGACCACCGCCATGGCTGCCCTGGCCCATGCGTGGCGCAGCTCCGGCGGGCACCTGCTGGGTTTGGCCCCGACCGCCGACGCCGCGATCGTCCTCGACGAAGACCTCAACTCCCGTACCGACACCATCGACAAATACGTGCACACCATCGACCGGCCCGCCGCCGCGCAGCCCCGGTGGTTTCGCCGCGTCGGACCCGACACGTTGATCATCGTCGACGAAGCCGGCAAGGCCTCCACCGCCGGCCTCGACCGCCTCATCAGCGATGCACTGTCGAAAGGCGCGAGCGTGCGCCTCATTGGCGATGACGGACAACTTTCGTCGATCTCGGCCGGTGGTGTGTTGCGTGATATCGCCGAGGCCACCGATGCGCTCACCTTGACCGAAGTCGTGCGCTTCAAGTCTGCGGCTGAGGCCGCTGCCGGGCTGGCGCTGCACGACGCCGCCCCGGCCGGGATCGCCTTCTACATCGACCACCACCGCATCCATGTCGGCGCCGAGGACACCGCCGCCGACATGGCCTACCGGGCGTGGCGCGATGATCTGGCCGCCGGCGCCGATTCCATCCTGCTCGCCCCCACCAACGACATCATCACCACCCTCAATGCCCGCGCCCGCGCCGACCGCATCGCCACCACCCCCGACGCAGAACACCAGCCCGCGGTCGTCCTGTCCGACGGGCTGCACGCCAGCGTCGGCGACACCATCCGCACCCGCCGCAACAACCGCCGAATCCTCATTGGCCGCGACGATTACGTCCGCAACGGCTACCGCTACACCATCACCGACGTCCGTCCCGACGGCGCCGTCGTCGCCCGCCATGTGCGCAGCGGTCGCCAGGTCACCCTGCCCGCCGACTACCTCGCCGAACACGTCACCCTCGGGTACGCCGCGACCATCGACTCCGCACAAGGGCTGACCTCCGGAAGCCGCACCACCACCGGCACCTGCCACATCGTCGGCTCAGATCAACTGACCCGCCAACACCTCTACGTCGCCATGACCCGCGGCACCGACGAAAACCACCTCTACCTGTCCACCGCCGAAGCCGATCCCCACCGCCTGCTGTCCCCGAAAGCCACCCATCCCGACACCGCCGTCGACGTCCTCACCCGCGTGCTGGCACGCGACGGCGCGCAGGTGTCGGCGGCCACTGCTGCCCGGCAAGCCGCCGACCCGGCCGCCCGGCTACAGGCTGCCGCCGACATGTTCTACGATGCCCTCGGCGCCGCCGCCGAACACCACCTCGGACCCCGCACCCGCGACCACCTCGACACCCTCGCCGACACCGTCGTGCCCGACCTCAGCACCCGAGAAGCGTGGCCGGTGCTGCGCCGCCACCTCGCCATCCACGCGGTGGACGGCGCCGACCCCCGCCACCTGCTCACCGACGCCCTCGCCAAAGGCGACATCCACAACGCCGCGGACCCCGCCGCCGTCCTGGACTACCGCATCGACCCCGCGGGCGCCCATTGCGTCGGGGTCGGCGTCTTACGTTGGCTGCCCGCTATCCCCGACACTCTTACCCGCGATCCGCACTGGGGCGACTACCTGGCCCGACGCGAAACCCTCGTCCAGGATCTGGCTGACGAGATCCGCGCCCGTGCCCGCGACTGGACCCCCGCCACCGCCCCCGCCTGGGCACGACACCTCATCACCGTCAACACCGCGCTGACCGCCGAGATCGCCGTCTTCCGTTGCGCCACAGGTGTGCCTGACTCCGACACCCGCCTCACCGGTGCGCCGAAACGCCCCGTCCGCACCCGCGCCGTCCAGACACTGCTGCAACGCCACGCCGCCGCCGGCATCAGCCGACACAGCGCCGACACCACCCGCTGGAACGACCTCATCGACCACCTCGACCCACGACTGCGCGCAGACGCCTACTGGCCCCAGTTGGCCACGAAACTTGCTCAGGCCGCGCGCAGCACCCCTCATTTCCGCGACATCCTCATCGACGCGGCGCACCTCAAGCCGCTGCCCGATGAGCAACCCGCCGCCGCACTGTGGTGGCGCATCATCGGCGCACTCTCCCCCACCACCACGCTGGCCACCACCCACTCCCGGCTACGCCCCACATGGTTGCGCGACCTCGACGACATCTTCGGCACCGCCATCGCCGAGACCATCTGCGCCGACCCCGCCTGGCCCGGCCTGGTCGCCGCCATCAGCGCCGCCGACCCAACCACCTGGACCCCGCGCGACCTGCTACAGCTGGCCGCCGAACACCTCGCCGACGATGACGAACCGATTCCGGTCGCCGACTACGCCCGGCTCATCACCTACACCGTCGACGCCTTCACCCACCGCCTCGCAGCACACCCCGGCGCCGACGAACTACCCCTACCCGCTGACGTACCAGCCGACCCGTTCGAGGAAGAAGCACTCTTCCCGCCCGACCCTGCCCACCCCGACCCTGCGCTGCCCCACGACTCGGCGTCCTACCTCGTGCATCAGGTCCTTCCCGCCGATGTCGGGCACACCTATGAATATGGCACCGGCCCGATCGACGGGCTTCGATTCGAAGACCTCACTACCACCGCACCCCCACGGCAACCGCTGGTCACCATCGAGCTCCTGCGCTCGCTGCAAGATCAGTACCGCACCGCCAGTCACCAATTGGACATCCTCGACGATCAGGTCAAGGCCGACAACGGGCCCGCCATGCGTGCCGCCGCCGACGAACTCATCCGGATGCGCCGCCAGGTCGACGCCGACCGACCGTACCGTCATGCCGTGACTGACATCGTCGCGCAGTGGTCAGAGGCCGACGCCGCGTTCAACGATGCCCTGCTGATGGTCAAACATGCCCAGAATCGACTGCTATCGCTGCGCGCCGACCCAGACGCCGACGAACTTGATATCGCCTCAGCCCAAGCCGATCTCGTGTTCCACAACGAATTCCTGCCCGACACCGACCCCGCCGCGCAGTTTCAACCTTTGCTCGAGCAGGCACGCGCCGCGCGGGCGCACGCAGCCGGCGGCGAACCGATTGCCAGCGAACGCGACATCGACGCACTCCGCAATACCGCCAGAAACGACGACCGCACGACCCGAACAGCGTTACACGTGCGCTGCGACACCCTGATCACACAGATCAAACGCGCCGAGCGCGACATCGCACTGGCCTTCGCATCAGCGCACAGTGCCGCCGAGACCACCCTGGAGGCACTACGCGAACCCGCAGAGATAGAACTCGACGTCCTGCGCGCCGCGCGCCACGTCGATATCGACCACGCACCGCTCGCCATCACCGATTCTGCACTCGATGCGATCGACCCCATCATCGCCGCGCGACTCAAAACACTGGCCGCTCAGCCATACCGGGTCGGCTACGTGCACGCCGACAGCACCCATCCCGACACCGCCGCAGCTCTTCGCGCCCTGCACACGGCAGCCAACACCTATGATCGAAAAGTGCTGTGGCTCAGCACCAACGAAAATATCGCAGACCAGGACTCTCGGCTCGATGCTGCCAATAGCACTTTCCGATTCGACAACGATATCGACAGCCTCGCCGAAGAGCTTCACGTCCTGGGGCCCCACCCCATCGTCATCATCGACAACCCAGCGGACACAGACCCGGGTCATCTCGCCGACGTCCTTCGGTGCGTCACCGCGAACAACGCCCGCGCCATCATCCTCGACCCCAGCACCAGCGTCCCTGGGCCGGCCTCAAGCGCATTGCGCCTCCTGGCCACGACCCTGCCTTGGGCCACGCAGCTCGGACACACCCATCACCGACGACCAACCGTGCCCACGCCAGCCATCACCCTCGCCGCCGGCCACGACCGCACCCGACTCGGCAATGATTGGCGACACCTACTCAACGACTACGACACCACCCTTCGCGCCATCCGCTCCGCACACCGACTACAACTCACCCTCTCCTGGAACACCCCCCGTCACGACCGAGAGCAAGATCTCGGCGCCAGCATCGACGACTAG
- a CDS encoding sulfite exporter TauE/SafE family protein: MRSLILFALVGLGAQLVDGALGMAFGVTASTLLVLSGVGAAQASAAVHLAEVGTTFASGLSHWKFKNIDWSIVAKLGVPGAVGAFLGATVLASLSTEDAAPLMAGILVCIGAYVLVRFSLGRPPGLRSTHTPHKTKFLAPLGLFGGFIDASGGGGWGPVTTSTLLSQGKTAPRTVIGSVSASEFLVAVSASVGFVIGLREEFLNNLPIVAGLAIGGVIAAPLAAWLVTKVSPALLGTAVGGVIVLTNSQKLLKYFDITGAWSVAVYVTILVAWVSLLVYAWRASRAPQFVPEELETAELDAELDAEVDVEAPVEIEELAQPAEQVVGETRR, translated from the coding sequence ATGCGTTCGCTCATACTTTTTGCCCTCGTCGGCCTCGGCGCGCAGCTCGTCGACGGCGCACTGGGCATGGCCTTCGGTGTCACGGCCTCCACGCTGCTGGTCCTCAGCGGGGTAGGGGCCGCGCAGGCCAGCGCCGCGGTGCATCTGGCCGAGGTCGGCACGACATTCGCCTCGGGCCTGTCGCACTGGAAGTTCAAGAACATCGACTGGTCGATCGTCGCCAAGCTCGGTGTGCCCGGTGCCGTCGGCGCCTTCCTCGGGGCGACGGTGCTGGCGTCGCTGTCCACCGAGGACGCGGCGCCGCTGATGGCCGGGATCCTGGTGTGCATCGGCGCCTACGTGTTGGTGCGGTTCTCGCTGGGCCGCCCGCCCGGGCTGCGCAGCACCCACACGCCGCACAAGACGAAGTTCCTGGCCCCGCTGGGCCTGTTCGGTGGGTTCATCGACGCCTCCGGCGGTGGCGGCTGGGGGCCGGTGACCACGAGCACGCTGCTGTCGCAGGGCAAGACCGCGCCGCGGACCGTGATCGGGTCGGTGAGCGCCTCGGAGTTCCTGGTCGCGGTGTCGGCGTCGGTGGGCTTCGTGATCGGCCTGCGCGAGGAGTTCCTCAACAACCTGCCGATCGTGGCGGGCCTGGCGATCGGCGGCGTCATCGCCGCACCGCTAGCGGCGTGGCTGGTGACCAAGGTGAGCCCGGCGCTGCTGGGCACTGCCGTCGGTGGCGTCATCGTGTTGACCAACAGCCAGAAGCTGCTGAAGTACTTCGACATCACCGGCGCGTGGTCGGTGGCCGTCTACGTGACCATCCTGGTGGCCTGGGTGAGCCTGCTGGTCTACGCCTGGCGCGCCTCGCGGGCCCCGCAGTTCGTCCCCGAGGAACTCGAGACCGCCGAGCTGGACGCCGAACTCGACGCCGAGGTGGACGTCGAAGCGCCGGTGGAGATCGAGGAGTTGGCGCAGCCGGCCGAGCAGGTGGTGGGCGAGACCCGTCGATAG
- the der gene encoding ribosome biogenesis GTPase Der has product MTSEDGTWSDESDWEIDGSEYAEELEEFTAPPPVIAVVGRPNVGKSTLVNRILGRREAVVQDLPGVTRDRVSYDALWAGRRIVVQDTGGWEPDAKGLQQLVAEQATVAMQTADAIILVVDAVVGATSGDEAAARNLRRSGKPVFLAANKVDGEKQEPEAAALWSLGLGEPHPISAMHGRGVADLLDAVVEKLPAVSEVGPKTGGPRRVALVGKPNVGKSSLLNRLAGGQRSVVHDVAGTTVDPVDSMIELGGKTWRFVDTAGLRRKVGQASGHEFYASVRTHGAIDAAEVVIVLIDASVPISEQDQRVLSMVIEAGRALVLAFNKWDLVDEDRRYLLDKEIDRELAQLQWAPRVNISAMTGRAVQKLVPALETSLESWDTRVSTGRLNTFFKEIVAANPPPVRGGKQPRILFATQATARPPTFVLFTTGFLEAGYRRFLERRLRETFGFEGSPIRINVRVREKRARK; this is encoded by the coding sequence ATGACCTCCGAGGACGGTACCTGGTCCGACGAAAGCGACTGGGAGATCGACGGTTCCGAGTACGCCGAGGAGCTCGAGGAATTCACCGCACCCCCGCCGGTGATCGCGGTGGTGGGCCGGCCGAACGTCGGCAAGTCCACCCTGGTGAACCGGATCCTGGGGCGCCGCGAAGCCGTCGTGCAGGACCTGCCCGGCGTGACCCGCGACCGGGTGTCCTACGACGCGCTGTGGGCCGGGCGCCGGATCGTCGTGCAGGACACCGGCGGTTGGGAACCCGACGCGAAGGGTTTGCAGCAACTGGTCGCCGAGCAGGCGACGGTGGCGATGCAGACCGCCGACGCGATCATCCTGGTGGTCGACGCCGTCGTCGGCGCGACTTCCGGCGACGAGGCCGCCGCGCGCAACCTGCGCCGCTCCGGCAAGCCGGTGTTCCTGGCCGCCAACAAGGTGGACGGCGAGAAGCAGGAACCCGAGGCCGCGGCGCTGTGGTCGCTGGGGCTGGGGGAGCCGCACCCGATCAGCGCCATGCACGGCCGCGGGGTCGCCGATCTGCTCGACGCCGTCGTCGAGAAGCTGCCCGCCGTCTCGGAGGTCGGCCCCAAGACCGGCGGACCGCGGCGGGTGGCGCTGGTGGGCAAGCCCAACGTCGGCAAGAGTTCGCTGCTGAACCGGCTGGCCGGCGGACAGCGCTCGGTGGTCCACGACGTCGCCGGCACCACCGTCGACCCCGTCGACTCGATGATCGAATTGGGCGGCAAGACATGGCGTTTCGTGGACACCGCCGGATTGCGCCGCAAGGTCGGGCAGGCCAGCGGTCACGAGTTCTACGCCTCGGTGCGCACGCACGGCGCCATCGACGCCGCCGAGGTGGTGATCGTCCTGATCGACGCGTCGGTGCCGATCAGCGAACAGGACCAGCGGGTGCTGTCGATGGTGATCGAGGCCGGCCGGGCCCTGGTGTTGGCGTTCAACAAGTGGGACCTGGTCGACGAGGACCGGCGTTACCTGTTGGACAAGGAGATCGACCGCGAACTGGCCCAGCTGCAGTGGGCGCCGCGGGTCAACATCTCCGCGATGACCGGCCGGGCGGTGCAGAAACTGGTGCCCGCATTGGAGACGTCGCTGGAGTCCTGGGACACCCGGGTGTCGACCGGTCGGCTCAACACGTTCTTCAAGGAGATCGTCGCGGCCAACCCGCCGCCGGTGCGCGGCGGCAAACAGCCCCGCATCCTGTTCGCCACCCAGGCCACCGCGCGGCCGCCGACCTTCGTGCTGTTCACCACCGGATTCCTGGAGGCGGGCTATCGCCGGTTCCTGGAACGCCGCCTGCGCGAGACGTTCGGCTTCGAGGGCAGCCCGATCCGGATCAACGTGCGGGTGCGGGAGAAGCGCGCCCGCAAGTAG
- a CDS encoding sulfite exporter TauE/SafE family protein yields the protein MILIALAGVGAGAINALVGSGTLITFPTLVTLGFPPVTATMSNAVGLVAGGVSGTWAYRRELGGQKRWLRWQVPASLIGAGIGAFLLLHLPETVFATVVPILLVFALVLVVIGPRIQAWARARAEAAGRDIDVISAGRMAALVAGTFAVGVYGGYFTAAQGILLIAVMGALLPEDIQRMNAAKNLLSLLVNIVAAVAYTVVAFDRISWAAAGLIAVGSLVGGYLGGHYGRRLSPTALRAVIVVVGLIGLYRLVTL from the coding sequence ATGATCCTGATTGCCCTGGCCGGAGTCGGTGCCGGTGCGATCAATGCGCTCGTGGGATCCGGCACGCTGATCACGTTTCCCACCTTGGTGACGCTCGGTTTCCCGCCGGTCACGGCGACGATGTCCAACGCCGTCGGCCTGGTCGCCGGCGGGGTGTCGGGAACCTGGGCGTATCGGCGCGAACTGGGCGGGCAGAAGCGCTGGCTGCGCTGGCAGGTCCCGGCGTCGCTGATCGGGGCGGGCATCGGGGCGTTCTTGCTGCTGCACCTGCCCGAGACGGTGTTCGCCACGGTGGTCCCGATCCTGCTGGTGTTCGCCCTGGTGCTGGTGGTCATCGGACCGCGGATCCAGGCGTGGGCCCGGGCCCGGGCGGAGGCCGCCGGGCGCGACATCGACGTCATCTCCGCGGGGCGGATGGCCGCGCTGGTCGCCGGGACCTTCGCCGTCGGCGTCTATGGCGGCTACTTCACCGCGGCCCAAGGCATCCTGCTGATCGCGGTGATGGGGGCGTTGCTGCCCGAGGACATCCAGCGCATGAACGCCGCCAAAAACCTGCTGTCGCTGCTGGTCAACATCGTTGCCGCGGTGGCCTACACGGTGGTCGCGTTCGACCGGATCAGCTGGGCCGCGGCGGGGTTGATCGCAGTCGGTTCGTTGGTGGGCGGCTACCTCGGCGGGCACTACGGCCGACGGCTGTCGCCGACCGCCCTGCGCGCCGTGATCGTCGTGGTGGGACTCATCGGGCTGTACCGGCTGGTGACCCTGTAA
- a CDS encoding tyrosine-type recombinase/integrase, translating into MNSIPNASPGQSKHDRSKRARRAEPITKRTSKDGSISYEFRADVGSKPDGSRDRRRFTYRTLTEAKREYRRITTEVTIGVYARKSTLTVAEACDEWLAGRRGIRSVTLQGYKHDLAVVKRFLGGRKLQQLTKADGDALVDYMLTSGRRSRRGHNPESLAGRVFELVAAHPEGISIADLAAAFPNEDVHTCLSGLKRANRVARLRRGVYAPPDPRAETASAGGVKPITVRSTLTTFGMVIQSFVDQGTLSRNVIALVERPADPLVDDKPATAKSWTLAEVDAFRKSVRDERLYSCWLLSCYGLRRSEVLGIRWSALEGDTLAIRRSRVLVGNDAVEGMPKSRRSLRELPLPPELAAALEELKARQQEETHNAGNAWSNDRLIAVRADGTPIRHEWYSDEFQRLRARAGLRRLHLKGLRNTSVSLMLAGGLPVHVVAAWHGHDPAVSLSIYSDAQREDLRAAGAALFG; encoded by the coding sequence GTGAATTCAATCCCCAACGCTTCGCCGGGTCAGTCGAAGCACGACAGGTCGAAACGTGCCCGTCGAGCTGAGCCGATCACCAAACGGACGTCCAAGGATGGCTCGATCAGCTATGAGTTCCGCGCCGACGTTGGCAGCAAGCCGGACGGTAGCCGAGACAGACGTCGGTTCACCTACCGCACGCTGACCGAAGCGAAGCGCGAATACCGTCGCATCACAACTGAAGTCACGATCGGTGTCTACGCACGAAAGTCGACGCTCACCGTGGCCGAGGCATGTGATGAATGGCTGGCGGGGCGCCGCGGAATCCGCAGCGTCACACTCCAGGGCTACAAGCACGACCTCGCCGTCGTTAAGCGTTTCCTCGGAGGCAGGAAGCTCCAGCAGCTCACCAAAGCCGACGGCGATGCACTCGTGGACTACATGCTGACCAGCGGTCGGCGATCCAGAAGGGGCCACAACCCCGAGAGCCTTGCCGGACGAGTCTTCGAGCTCGTCGCGGCACATCCTGAAGGCATCTCCATCGCCGATCTCGCCGCCGCCTTCCCCAATGAGGACGTGCACACATGCTTGTCCGGTCTGAAGCGAGCCAACCGCGTCGCACGACTTCGCCGAGGTGTCTACGCACCGCCGGACCCCAGGGCCGAAACAGCGAGCGCCGGCGGAGTCAAACCCATCACTGTCCGCTCGACGTTGACCACCTTCGGCATGGTCATCCAGTCCTTCGTCGACCAGGGCACACTCAGCCGAAATGTCATCGCGCTGGTCGAGCGGCCAGCCGACCCGCTCGTCGACGACAAGCCTGCGACGGCCAAGTCGTGGACACTCGCCGAAGTCGATGCGTTCCGCAAATCAGTGCGCGACGAGCGGCTCTATTCCTGCTGGCTGCTGAGCTGCTATGGCCTGCGCCGGTCCGAGGTGCTCGGCATCCGATGGTCAGCGCTGGAGGGCGACACGTTGGCCATTCGTCGGAGCCGTGTCCTGGTCGGCAATGACGCCGTCGAGGGCATGCCCAAGTCCCGACGCAGCCTTCGCGAGCTACCGCTACCTCCGGAACTGGCGGCAGCTCTGGAAGAACTCAAGGCACGGCAGCAGGAAGAAACTCACAACGCGGGTAACGCGTGGTCCAATGACCGTCTGATCGCTGTCCGGGCCGACGGCACCCCGATCCGCCATGAGTGGTACTCCGATGAGTTCCAGCGACTGCGTGCCCGCGCCGGCCTGCGCCGTCTTCACCTCAAGGGTCTCCGCAACACCAGCGTCAGTCTGATGTTGGCCGGTGGTTTGCCAGTCCACGTCGTTGCCGCGTGGCACGGGCACGACCCCGCGGTATCTCTGTCCATCTACTCCGACGCTCAGCGCGAGGATCTGCGCGCCGCCGGCGCCGCACTCTTCGGCTGA